The Spirosoma foliorum genome has a window encoding:
- a CDS encoding carboxymuconolactone decarboxylase family protein, with product MPHIELPAGLPGIRGPMAFSPETARPLNGLVNVLLRTNANRPESGLTEGERELIATYVSSLNDCFFCQTIHGAVASHHLGDEDWSLVQSVKCDPASAAISPKLKALLTIAGSVQQGGKSVTPEQVEAARAEGATDHDIHDTVLIAAAFCMFNRYVDGLATWAPEDASLYRYRAQKVAEYGYTHEDHYMPPAH from the coding sequence ATGCCACATATCGAATTACCTGCCGGATTACCCGGCATTCGTGGGCCAATGGCGTTTAGTCCTGAAACAGCCCGCCCACTTAACGGCCTGGTCAATGTGCTGTTGCGGACCAATGCAAACCGGCCTGAATCGGGCCTGACAGAAGGAGAGCGTGAACTGATTGCCACCTACGTGTCTTCATTGAACGATTGCTTTTTTTGCCAGACCATTCACGGTGCTGTGGCTAGTCATCATCTGGGTGATGAAGACTGGAGCCTTGTTCAATCCGTAAAATGCGATCCGGCATCGGCAGCAATCTCGCCCAAGCTTAAGGCACTACTGACGATTGCCGGAAGTGTTCAGCAAGGAGGGAAGTCGGTAACACCAGAACAAGTTGAAGCGGCTCGTGCCGAAGGCGCTACCGATCACGATATTCACGATACGGTTCTGATTGCGGCAGCGTTTTGTATGTTCAATCGGTATGTCGATGGTTTGGCGACCTGGGCTCCCGAAGATGCGTCCTTGTATCGGTATCGTGCTCAAAAAGTAGCCGAGTATGGGTATACCCACGAAGATCACTACATGCCGCCAGCCCATTAA
- a CDS encoding DUF3179 domain-containing (seleno)protein, with product MKRSFLFFLIPILLLIILEVMSVYFIMPFPGSQLGLTDAESGPASLGRVELAYWLHKNIGWLRIVGLLLLAYPAFSIIIKPRRTWHRYLAGGLVLLYGAVLYQVNMEMMADHMFLQPIHKRVVPMSENKIPLNKLVVGYQSMGQATAYPIQLIGYHHQVRDTVGGEPVMITYCTVCRTGRVFSPVVRGQADEFRLVGMDHFNAMFEDKRTGSWWRQATGEAIVGPLKGKSLTELTGRQMTLGEWAAEHPNTRVLQADPAFAEKFDGMKNYERGLSKGNLTRRDSASWKPKSWVIGVERSGASKAYDWNALETKRILNDVLGNEPLLLTMAPDSVSFGAWSRRVGVKTLEFQYANKKLTDKETGSVWTWRGHCIAGALVGQRLTAIPKAHQEFWHSWRSFHPDTERDITQ from the coding sequence ATGAAGCGTTCGTTTTTGTTCTTTCTGATTCCCATTCTCCTGCTGATTATCCTTGAGGTAATGAGTGTTTATTTCATCATGCCTTTTCCGGGCAGTCAGCTCGGCCTTACAGACGCTGAATCGGGACCTGCCTCACTCGGGCGTGTCGAGCTGGCGTACTGGCTGCACAAAAATATCGGCTGGTTACGAATCGTTGGGTTGCTGCTATTGGCCTATCCTGCCTTTTCGATCATTATAAAGCCACGTCGGACATGGCATCGCTATCTGGCAGGTGGCCTTGTGTTGTTGTATGGAGCCGTGCTCTATCAGGTCAATATGGAAATGATGGCCGACCATATGTTTTTGCAACCTATTCACAAACGAGTAGTGCCAATGAGCGAGAATAAAATCCCGCTTAACAAACTTGTTGTGGGGTATCAGTCAATGGGGCAGGCAACGGCTTACCCAATACAATTGATTGGCTATCATCACCAGGTCCGGGATACGGTAGGTGGCGAACCTGTCATGATTACCTATTGTACCGTTTGCCGAACAGGCCGTGTATTTAGCCCAGTAGTACGTGGACAGGCCGACGAGTTTCGCTTAGTAGGCATGGATCATTTCAATGCCATGTTCGAAGACAAACGAACGGGTAGCTGGTGGCGGCAGGCGACTGGTGAGGCTATTGTAGGGCCGCTAAAAGGAAAAAGCTTAACCGAGCTAACAGGTCGTCAGATGACACTAGGAGAATGGGCTGCCGAACACCCCAACACGCGTGTGTTGCAGGCCGACCCTGCCTTTGCCGAGAAGTTTGACGGCATGAAAAACTACGAACGAGGGCTCTCGAAAGGAAATCTCACCCGTCGTGATTCCGCATCGTGGAAACCTAAATCGTGGGTCATTGGTGTTGAGCGATCAGGCGCCAGCAAAGCGTATGACTGGAATGCGCTGGAGACGAAACGTATTTTAAACGACGTGCTCGGAAATGAACCGCTGTTGTTAACAATGGCTCCCGACAGTGTGTCTTTTGGAGCCTGGAGCCGACGTGTAGGTGTAAAAACGCTCGAGTTTCAATACGCCAACAAAAAACTCACGGATAAAGAAACTGGATCTGTCTGGACATGGCGTGGACATTGTATTGCAGGGGCATTGGTCGGCCAGAGATTGACGGCTATACCCAAAGCACATCAGGAATTCTGGCATTCGTGGCGCAGTTTTCACCCTGATACGGAACGAGATATTACTCAGTAA
- a CDS encoding phosphatase PAP2 family protein, whose protein sequence is MKTRSLLVVLSTFLLWMISCKEPIIDEGVLPFIVPTSVDADGGTWRTIILKSAADITVPQPVAVTSDAYKKEFSDVKNGVLAATPEQNTAVNYWAAGGTIRWNQIARQLVAKYNLAPGYDYATGQTTSADAGNPYAGPPFAARVYALLSVAQYDALVVAWRAKYQYNRPSLEQQGVVARIPILDVPSYPSEDAAIAEASCQLLAYLFPNELNWLKAKATEHKQSRLWAGGNVPSDIKAGEDLGATLVAKVIDRAKSDRFSAALDQTNSWQTTLAKAPYDQKWKSTELPERAPILPLAGKVKTWYDSTAIVRAAPAVPPATTSATFQKALSEVRDIASSRTRDQWSIASYWDNGPGTYSLSGLWNFLVEDLSRQEGQNELRTARTYALLNRAMQDATTASWQTMYTYFVPRPSQIDPTIKTSTAIPNTPGYVADRAAVSTAAATVLAYLFPDEATRLNAQATEAAISGLYSGTQFRFDTEEGAKLGSTIGQLAITGAKADGAK, encoded by the coding sequence ATGAAAACGCGTAGTCTTTTAGTTGTCTTAAGTACGTTTCTGCTGTGGATGATAAGCTGTAAAGAGCCGATTATCGACGAGGGCGTACTACCATTTATCGTTCCTACGTCTGTCGATGCCGATGGGGGAACGTGGCGAACCATCATTCTGAAATCGGCGGCAGATATAACGGTTCCGCAACCTGTAGCGGTTACGTCGGATGCCTATAAAAAGGAATTTTCGGATGTGAAAAATGGCGTATTAGCCGCCACGCCTGAACAGAACACAGCCGTTAACTACTGGGCTGCGGGAGGGACTATCCGTTGGAATCAGATTGCCCGGCAGCTGGTCGCAAAATACAATCTGGCACCCGGCTATGATTATGCTACTGGTCAGACAACCTCGGCCGATGCTGGAAATCCCTATGCGGGCCCGCCCTTCGCTGCCCGCGTGTATGCCTTGTTGAGTGTTGCTCAGTATGATGCGCTGGTCGTAGCATGGCGGGCTAAGTATCAGTATAACCGACCATCACTGGAACAGCAGGGTGTGGTTGCGAGGATACCCATACTCGATGTGCCTTCTTATCCATCCGAAGATGCGGCCATTGCAGAGGCATCCTGTCAGCTGTTGGCATACTTATTTCCTAATGAACTAAACTGGCTTAAGGCGAAAGCCACCGAACATAAGCAAAGTCGGCTATGGGCCGGAGGGAATGTGCCCAGCGACATCAAAGCGGGTGAAGACCTGGGCGCAACGCTAGTCGCTAAAGTTATTGATCGTGCGAAAAGCGACCGTTTTAGTGCCGCTCTTGATCAAACAAACAGTTGGCAAACCACGCTTGCTAAAGCGCCCTACGACCAGAAATGGAAAAGTACTGAGCTACCCGAACGCGCGCCTATTTTGCCATTGGCAGGTAAAGTAAAAACCTGGTACGATTCAACGGCCATTGTTCGGGCAGCGCCTGCAGTTCCACCGGCCACTACATCGGCAACGTTTCAGAAAGCCCTGAGTGAAGTTCGTGATATAGCCAGCTCGCGTACCCGCGACCAGTGGAGTATTGCCAGTTATTGGGATAATGGGCCCGGTACGTATTCGCTGTCGGGACTTTGGAATTTTCTGGTCGAGGATTTGAGCCGGCAGGAAGGGCAGAATGAGTTACGAACAGCCCGAACCTATGCTTTACTAAATCGAGCGATGCAGGATGCAACAACCGCGAGTTGGCAAACAATGTATACTTATTTTGTGCCACGCCCTTCGCAGATTGACCCGACGATTAAAACGTCTACGGCCATTCCCAATACGCCTGGATACGTAGCCGATCGGGCTGCTGTTTCGACCGCAGCCGCTACCGTACTGGCTTATTTGTTTCCGGACGAAGCTACTCGCCTGAACGCACAAGCAACTGAAGCCGCAATATCGGGCTTGTACAGTGGTACTCAGTTTCGTTTTGATACAGAAGAAGGCGCGAAGCTGGGAAGTACCATCGGGCAATTAGCCATTACTGGCGCAAAGGCTGATGGGGCAAAGTAG
- a CDS encoding TetR/AcrR family transcriptional regulator, whose protein sequence is MKNELSKAERTRQFIIEKTAPVFNTKGYAGTSLADLTEVTGLTKGSIYGNFENKEEVALACFDYNLSRINQAVVAQIAEATSYYQKLLVYARFYHSFTRSSFLDGGCPILNTATEADDTNNLLKDKAAKAILGWRKRLTDLIKGGIEVGEFRQDVVVDQMALSIIALIEGGIMIAKVTNTPSSLDKVLQTVEMLITHMKVSQESN, encoded by the coding sequence ATGAAGAACGAATTGTCGAAGGCAGAACGGACTCGTCAGTTTATTATCGAAAAGACGGCTCCCGTTTTCAATACGAAAGGATATGCGGGTACATCGCTGGCCGATCTGACGGAGGTGACTGGCTTAACGAAAGGCAGTATCTACGGTAATTTCGAGAATAAAGAAGAAGTTGCCCTGGCTTGTTTTGATTACAATCTTAGTCGGATCAATCAGGCAGTGGTAGCACAAATTGCCGAAGCAACGTCCTATTATCAGAAGCTACTGGTCTATGCTCGATTTTATCATAGCTTCACGCGTTCCTCTTTTCTGGATGGGGGCTGCCCCATTCTGAATACCGCAACAGAGGCCGACGATACCAATAACTTACTGAAGGATAAAGCGGCTAAAGCCATTCTGGGTTGGCGAAAACGCCTGACCGATCTTATCAAAGGAGGTATAGAGGTAGGCGAATTCAGGCAAGATGTGGTAGTCGATCAAATGGCCCTGTCCATTATTGCGTTGATTGAAGGCGGCATTATGATTGCCAAAGTGACCAACACCCCCAGTAGTCTCGATAAAGTTCTACAAACGGTAGAGATGCTCATCACACACATGAAAGTCAGTCAGGAGTCGAACTAG
- a CDS encoding DHA2 family efflux MFS transporter permease subunit: MKSSRLILLTTTVIAAAVMELIDTSIVNVALSHMSGNLGSTLEDTAWVITSYAIANVIVIPLTGFLAALLGRRRYFIGSVALFTLASLACGLSTNIWELVAFRFIQGIGGGALLSTSQVIVFEAFPVNKRSVASAIFGIGVFTGPTIGPTLGGYILDITTWNWIFLVNIPIGLAVLIGAIFLVEDPKQSQSVTHIDYLGLLLLIIGVGSLQILLERGDQEDWFETVYIRYLALTAGLGILGFIWWELRIDKPIVNLRVLRSPTLAVASLLTFVTGVGLFSSVFLTPVFAQRLLGFPALDTGLLLLPGALIAILALIMTARLLQAGVPTQVIIMAGFALFITFSWKMGHLGPDAGKSDFYVPLIFRGVGLALLTVPLTALAVSGLRPDEIPQGAAFNNMMRQLGGSFGISGVNTFLANRMAEHRTDLVTNLTLNDLETVQWVGAVSRRFVAQGSTELNGLQQSYQLLDQSVNRQAAVLSYLDAYMAVGLLFVAAMPLILLVFRAGAKSNAPVVLSDH, translated from the coding sequence ATGAAATCCTCCCGTTTAATTTTACTGACTACAACCGTTATTGCTGCGGCTGTAATGGAGTTGATCGATACATCCATTGTTAACGTTGCTTTATCACACATGAGTGGTAATCTGGGTTCAACGTTGGAAGACACCGCCTGGGTAATCACCTCCTATGCTATTGCCAACGTCATTGTGATTCCGCTAACTGGTTTTCTGGCTGCGCTGCTAGGTCGACGGAGGTATTTTATTGGCTCAGTAGCGCTCTTTACGCTGGCCTCGCTAGCCTGTGGTTTATCGACCAACATTTGGGAACTGGTGGCCTTTCGCTTCATTCAAGGCATTGGCGGAGGGGCGCTCTTATCCACCTCACAGGTAATTGTGTTCGAAGCCTTTCCCGTTAATAAGCGTTCGGTGGCTAGTGCCATATTTGGAATTGGCGTTTTTACGGGACCAACCATCGGTCCAACACTGGGCGGGTATATTCTGGACATAACAACCTGGAACTGGATTTTTCTGGTGAATATTCCCATTGGCCTGGCGGTATTGATTGGCGCCATTTTTCTGGTAGAAGACCCGAAACAATCGCAGAGCGTCACCCATATCGACTATCTGGGTCTGCTTTTATTGATCATTGGTGTAGGGTCATTGCAAATTTTACTGGAGCGGGGCGATCAGGAAGATTGGTTCGAAACAGTCTACATCCGTTACCTGGCCTTAACGGCTGGCTTAGGCATTCTGGGGTTTATCTGGTGGGAACTGCGGATTGATAAACCGATTGTCAACCTTCGGGTATTGCGTAGCCCTACATTGGCCGTAGCCTCATTGCTTACCTTCGTGACGGGCGTAGGGTTGTTTTCCAGCGTCTTTCTAACACCCGTTTTTGCCCAGCGCTTATTAGGTTTCCCCGCTTTAGATACTGGTCTTTTATTATTGCCGGGTGCGTTGATTGCTATTCTAGCCCTGATTATGACCGCCCGACTGCTACAGGCTGGTGTACCTACGCAAGTGATTATTATGGCGGGTTTTGCCCTTTTTATAACGTTTAGCTGGAAAATGGGTCATTTAGGGCCAGATGCGGGCAAGAGTGATTTCTATGTTCCGTTAATTTTTCGCGGAGTCGGGTTGGCGTTGTTGACGGTGCCGTTAACCGCCTTGGCCGTTTCGGGGCTTCGACCCGATGAAATTCCGCAGGGAGCGGCTTTTAACAATATGATGCGGCAGCTTGGGGGCTCATTTGGTATTTCGGGCGTAAATACGTTTTTAGCCAATCGGATGGCTGAACATAGAACAGACTTAGTAACAAATTTAACGCTCAATGATTTGGAGACCGTACAGTGGGTGGGAGCAGTGAGTCGTCGGTTTGTGGCACAGGGATCTACTGAATTAAATGGACTCCAGCAGAGTTACCAGTTACTGGATCAATCGGTTAACCGTCAGGCAGCTGTGTTGAGTTATCTGGATGCCTATATGGCCGTGGGCTTGTTGTTCGTGGCGGCCATGCCTCTGATTTTACTGGTTTTTCGGGCGGGTGCTAAATCGAATGCTCCCGTCGTTTTATCCGACCATTAA
- a CDS encoding alpha-1,4-glucan--maltose-1-phosphate maltosyltransferase yields MSVPTTISGKSTLSQSTQGQSRVVIERVTPELDGGKFPIKALPGDVVAVEADIFADGHDYLAVVLLYKHASDESWTESGMALLGNDRWGASFIAEKQGRYTYTFEAWIDHLASWQHEVHLKVADGQRITSELLAGATYVDGMLVRAGGKLDGAKARGKKKAEPVEESGDVKVLREMAALFRDESRYDEAVSVAESDQFTFYAARYPERQHVTRYQHELGVEVDRARAGFSTWYCLFPRSAAREEGKHGTFKDVEALLPRISTMGFDVLYLPPIHPIGTAHRKGKNNSVICQPGEPGVPYGIGSAEGGHDAIHSELGTVDEFKHLIAIAANYDMEVAMDLAIQCSPDHPWAKDHPEWFKKRPDGTIQYAENPPKKYQDIYPVYFETDDWQNLWEELKRVLLVWASWGVRIVRVDNPHTKPFAFWEWVIAEVKKEFPDMLFLAEAFTKPKVMQELAKGGFAHSYTYYTWRNTKYELEEYMNELTKGEMRYYFRPNFWPTTHDINPYSLQGGHEPQFLIRYFLAATLSSNYGIYGPSFELMEHIPFPNKEEYLNSEKYEIRYWDWEKTNKLTYLITLVNRIRRENAALQTTNNLTFCAVNDDAIMAYLKISGNNRLLIIVNTDAYNRRAGIVQVPIWQLGIGHDQAYTVHDLLTGAYYTWTGEQNYVELDPYVLPMHLFRIEV; encoded by the coding sequence ATGAGCGTTCCTACAACTATTTCCGGCAAATCTACATTGAGCCAATCCACGCAGGGTCAATCGCGCGTTGTGATCGAGCGTGTAACTCCCGAGCTTGATGGTGGCAAGTTTCCTATAAAAGCCTTACCCGGCGATGTCGTGGCTGTTGAAGCCGACATTTTTGCCGATGGACACGATTACCTGGCCGTCGTTCTCTTGTATAAACATGCCAGCGACGAATCCTGGACCGAAAGTGGTATGGCTTTGCTCGGTAACGATCGTTGGGGCGCATCCTTTATCGCCGAAAAGCAAGGCCGATATACGTACACATTTGAAGCCTGGATCGATCATCTGGCTTCGTGGCAGCACGAAGTGCATTTGAAAGTAGCCGATGGCCAGCGCATTACCAGCGAATTGCTGGCGGGTGCTACGTATGTTGATGGTATGCTGGTACGGGCAGGAGGGAAGCTGGACGGCGCCAAAGCAAGGGGTAAAAAGAAAGCAGAGCCAGTTGAGGAATCGGGAGATGTAAAGGTACTTCGGGAAATGGCCGCACTCTTTCGTGACGAAAGTCGGTATGACGAAGCCGTGTCCGTTGCCGAAAGTGATCAGTTCACCTTTTACGCTGCTCGCTACCCCGAACGGCAACACGTAACCCGCTACCAGCACGAGTTGGGCGTAGAAGTAGACCGTGCGCGTGCCGGATTTAGCACCTGGTATTGTTTGTTCCCTCGTTCAGCTGCCCGCGAAGAGGGCAAACATGGTACATTCAAAGATGTAGAGGCCTTATTGCCACGAATTTCGACTATGGGCTTTGATGTGCTGTATCTGCCGCCCATTCATCCCATCGGCACCGCTCATAGAAAAGGCAAAAATAACTCCGTGATCTGTCAACCCGGCGAACCGGGCGTTCCTTATGGAATTGGTTCGGCAGAAGGCGGGCACGATGCCATTCATTCAGAACTAGGCACTGTCGATGAGTTTAAGCATCTGATTGCCATTGCAGCCAACTACGATATGGAGGTGGCTATGGATCTGGCTATTCAGTGCTCTCCCGATCATCCCTGGGCTAAAGATCATCCGGAGTGGTTCAAGAAACGACCTGATGGTACGATTCAATACGCCGAAAATCCACCTAAAAAATACCAGGACATTTATCCGGTTTACTTCGAAACGGACGACTGGCAGAATCTTTGGGAAGAGCTGAAACGCGTTTTGCTCGTATGGGCATCCTGGGGAGTTCGCATTGTACGGGTCGATAATCCACACACAAAGCCATTTGCGTTCTGGGAGTGGGTTATTGCCGAAGTCAAGAAAGAGTTTCCGGATATGTTGTTCCTGGCCGAAGCCTTTACCAAGCCCAAAGTAATGCAGGAACTGGCGAAGGGAGGGTTTGCTCATTCGTACACCTATTACACCTGGCGCAACACAAAGTACGAGTTGGAAGAGTACATGAATGAGCTAACGAAGGGCGAAATGCGCTATTATTTCCGCCCGAACTTCTGGCCAACCACGCATGATATTAATCCCTACAGTTTACAAGGTGGTCATGAACCGCAGTTTTTGATTCGCTATTTCCTGGCGGCTACGCTGTCGAGCAACTACGGTATTTACGGTCCGTCGTTTGAGCTGATGGAGCATATTCCGTTCCCGAATAAAGAAGAGTACCTGAATTCGGAGAAGTATGAAATCCGGTATTGGGACTGGGAGAAAACTAATAAACTAACCTACCTGATTACGCTCGTCAACCGGATTCGGCGCGAAAATGCGGCCTTACAAACGACCAATAACCTGACGTTCTGTGCTGTCAACGACGACGCGATTATGGCTTATCTGAAAATTTCAGGTAATAACCGACTGCTAATTATTGTCAATACTGATGCTTACAATCGCCGGGCAGGTATTGTGCAAGTTCCCATCTGGCAACTAGGTATTGGGCACGATCAAGCTTACACCGTTCATGATCTGCTGACGGGGGCTTACTATACCTGGACAGGCGAGCAGAATTATGTTGAGCTTGATCCCTATGTATTGCCCATGCACCTATTCAGAATTGAAGTGTAG
- a CDS encoding M1 family aminopeptidase, whose amino-acid sequence MKNISFCLLFFLPLISFAQFDTQGWQFCQAGKIRYFGQLASNPKARLAYPGDASIDVTYYGLDLHLTTTPANLRGAATITLKSTVATLNSFFLDLNSTTATTGEGLRVDSVKMGNQKLTFQHAQNKLTITPSQPLATGQALTITVFYQGVPNSSAQGSFKFDKHETTSDPVIWSLSEPYGAPDWFPCRDTPADKADSSSVRITAPAQFVSVSNGKLVSTTSNADGTKTYFWKNSYPIAQYLISIAVSNYAQYDTPFTYGSQTMPVTHYIYPENLASVQNNLALTPSMLQLFTNRFGPYPFLREKYGHAQFAYGNGGMEHQTITSMEIRSLIPTVIAHELAHQWFGDKITCRDWQNIWLNEGFASYGEAVYTESVGGQAGYQSYMNTFMSAARLATGSIYVQDISNVNNIFNTNRTYAKGAVVLHMLRGIVGDSTFYRTLRTYAATPALAYNTAVTEDFQAVAQQVSGKDLAYFFKQWIYGEGYPTYKATITGGGKSVTVRLQQSNTKSTNPASFTMPVQMLVQSAAGDTTVTVFNDQADQTFTVSGKGVVTNVVIDPNNWILKTVESTTNSIVTATTEPAPMGLRVYPNPTTETLVVDFTQSERGSVTLSLANLLGQQVKVINEINLAPGDYSRTLSLRGLAAGRYTVTVETPVGAQSRVVLVR is encoded by the coding sequence ATGAAAAACATATCCTTCTGCCTTCTATTTTTTTTGCCGCTGATCTCTTTTGCTCAGTTCGACACGCAGGGTTGGCAATTCTGTCAGGCTGGAAAAATACGCTACTTCGGCCAGTTGGCATCCAACCCTAAAGCAAGGCTCGCTTACCCCGGTGATGCGTCTATCGACGTTACCTATTATGGCCTCGATCTTCACCTAACAACCACTCCCGCTAATTTGCGTGGAGCGGCAACCATAACCTTAAAGAGCACAGTAGCTACACTGAACAGTTTTTTCCTGGACTTAAATTCAACCACAGCCACTACGGGCGAAGGGCTACGAGTTGATTCAGTAAAAATGGGCAACCAGAAGCTAACGTTTCAGCATGCCCAAAATAAGCTGACCATTACCCCTTCGCAACCGCTCGCGACTGGACAAGCATTGACTATAACGGTATTTTACCAAGGCGTTCCGAATAGCAGTGCTCAGGGAAGTTTCAAATTTGACAAGCACGAGACAACTAGTGATCCTGTTATTTGGAGTTTAAGTGAGCCCTATGGCGCTCCTGATTGGTTTCCCTGCCGAGATACCCCTGCTGATAAAGCTGACTCCTCCTCTGTTCGTATTACTGCTCCAGCGCAGTTCGTCTCCGTTTCCAATGGCAAACTGGTTAGTACGACAAGCAACGCTGACGGCACCAAAACCTACTTTTGGAAAAACAGCTACCCGATTGCCCAATACCTGATTTCGATAGCGGTGTCAAACTACGCGCAATACGACACGCCTTTTACGTATGGGAGTCAGACAATGCCCGTTACGCACTATATCTATCCTGAAAATCTGGCCAGCGTGCAGAATAATCTCGCGCTGACACCCAGTATGCTCCAGTTGTTTACCAATCGATTTGGGCCTTATCCATTTCTGCGAGAGAAATATGGACACGCTCAATTTGCCTATGGAAACGGGGGAATGGAACATCAAACCATTACATCGATGGAAATCCGATCGCTCATTCCGACCGTGATTGCCCATGAGCTTGCCCACCAATGGTTTGGTGATAAAATCACCTGCCGTGATTGGCAAAATATCTGGCTTAATGAAGGCTTTGCCTCGTATGGCGAAGCCGTATATACAGAGTCCGTCGGTGGTCAGGCTGGTTATCAATCCTACATGAATACGTTTATGTCGGCGGCCCGTCTGGCAACCGGGAGTATTTATGTACAGGACATTAGTAACGTGAATAATATTTTCAATACCAATAGGACTTATGCAAAAGGGGCAGTCGTGTTACACATGCTTCGAGGTATAGTGGGCGATAGTACCTTTTATCGCACGTTACGCACGTATGCCGCTACGCCCGCATTGGCTTACAATACTGCTGTTACAGAAGATTTTCAGGCAGTTGCTCAACAAGTCTCCGGCAAAGATCTGGCGTATTTCTTTAAGCAATGGATTTACGGCGAAGGCTATCCTACTTACAAGGCAACCATTACCGGCGGAGGCAAATCCGTTACGGTGCGTTTACAACAGAGCAATACAAAATCCACCAATCCAGCTTCCTTTACGATGCCTGTGCAAATGCTGGTTCAATCGGCGGCAGGTGATACAACGGTAACTGTCTTCAACGATCAGGCCGATCAAACATTTACTGTATCTGGCAAAGGAGTAGTTACGAACGTAGTTATTGACCCAAACAACTGGATTTTAAAAACTGTCGAATCAACGACAAACTCCATTGTGACGGCAACAACAGAGCCTGCCCCAATGGGGTTGCGTGTTTATCCCAATCCAACCACCGAAACGCTGGTCGTCGATTTTACGCAATCCGAACGAGGCTCAGTCACCTTATCCTTGGCAAATCTACTCGGCCAGCAAGTCAAGGTAATCAATGAGATTAACTTGGCTCCTGGCGATTATAGCCGAACCCTAAGCCTGCGTGGATTAGCGGCTGGACGATATACGGTAACCGTTGAAACACCTGTTGGGGCACAAAGTCGGGTAGTTTTGGTTCGCTAG
- a CDS encoding DUF4230 domain-containing protein encodes MDFLTIILLLLVGAGGGVALANTLRKSTGTTEVQRDSVLLLERIEKVFKVVMAEGYFSEIYNYQDQKKILYLLNDPKKAMVIAKSKVLVGFDFAKVRFRAPDNGEKKLIIEAFPQPEILSIDTDYKFYDIQAGILNHFSGADYTQILEEAKQAMNDRAMQSDLPKIANNQIQYMMYQLASSMGWQLQLPEADQKKLEALKAKTEDTPNLPAFLSPEEDDEDV; translated from the coding sequence ATGGATTTCTTAACCATCATTTTACTGCTACTTGTTGGGGCAGGCGGAGGTGTTGCTCTGGCAAATACACTACGCAAAAGTACGGGTACTACCGAAGTTCAGCGAGATTCGGTTCTTTTGCTGGAGCGGATCGAGAAGGTATTTAAGGTCGTTATGGCTGAAGGTTATTTCTCGGAAATTTACAATTATCAGGATCAGAAAAAGATATTATACCTCCTGAACGACCCAAAAAAAGCGATGGTCATCGCCAAGTCGAAAGTATTGGTAGGCTTCGATTTTGCCAAGGTACGATTTCGGGCACCTGATAACGGGGAGAAAAAATTGATTATCGAAGCCTTTCCCCAACCCGAAATTCTGTCCATCGATACCGATTACAAATTCTACGATATTCAGGCCGGTATTCTCAACCACTTCAGCGGAGCCGATTACACGCAAATTTTAGAAGAAGCCAAACAGGCCATGAACGATCGGGCCATGCAGAGCGATCTGCCTAAAATTGCCAACAACCAGATTCAGTACATGATGTATCAGCTGGCCAGTTCGATGGGCTGGCAACTTCAGTTACCTGAAGCCGATCAGAAAAAGCTGGAAGCCTTAAAAGCAAAAACAGAAGATACACCTAACTTACCAGCCTTCCTGAGCCCCGAAGAAGATGATGAAGACGTTTAA
- a CDS encoding DUF6932 family protein, with the protein METVLSFTDNGLLTPNEAIEVTTSIFYERFVALFSNSSTRVQLFNEWLKYNKLLRSEIGQDFVQWIDGSFVTLKQNPKDIDLVSFIPYQLYNLHHHVLDNLWSDKWEREGLDAYFVTVYPENHPAFTHKTKQDREQWMTRYSLTKPDDTFVQHSKGFLTIQIQ; encoded by the coding sequence ATGGAAACAGTACTGAGTTTCACTGACAACGGCTTACTAACTCCCAACGAAGCAATAGAAGTTACTACGTCTATTTTTTATGAGAGATTTGTAGCGTTATTTTCTAATTCGAGTACCCGTGTTCAACTTTTTAATGAATGGCTAAAATATAATAAATTGCTACGAAGCGAAATTGGCCAAGACTTTGTTCAGTGGATAGATGGAAGTTTTGTAACCCTAAAGCAAAATCCGAAAGACATTGATCTGGTCAGCTTTATTCCGTATCAACTTTATAATCTTCACCACCATGTACTGGATAATTTATGGTCTGACAAGTGGGAGCGAGAGGGCCTTGATGCTTATTTTGTGACAGTGTACCCTGAAAATCATCCGGCTTTCACCCATAAAACAAAGCAAGATAGAGAGCAATGGATGACGCGTTACTCATTGACTAAACCGGACGATACCTTTGTACAACACTCGAAAGGCTTTCTAACGATTCAAATACAATGA